CGTGTTGGCAACCGCTGCCTTTAACGCCAACAGCACCCGCCAGTCTATTCGGGAAGTGATAGACCAAGCCCTTATCGGCCAGGTGCAAAGCTACCAGCAGGTGCTAACCCGCCTTTACCGGCAAGACCCCAAACAATTTGTGGCTCGGGCCCGGGATATCCTCGAAGGCGCCCGCTGGGGAGAGGGCAACAGCGATTATTTATTTTTGGCCGGTCGCGACGGCCGGCTGCTCATCTACCCGCCGGATCCCAGCCGTGAAGGGGGTTTTGCCGACCCGGTACCCCTTGATAACCGCAACCTCAATATCAATGAAGGGCTGGCCCAGGTGGCGAGCAGCGGCGATGCGGCGGTGCTGCGCTACACCTACCGCAAACCCGGTGGCAACAAGGTGCTAAAAGACGTGTATGCCATGCCGGTGGGTGATTTCGTGGTGGCCGGCGGGGTCTACATGGACGCGGCCGACCGGGAAATGGCGGCCTTTTTAAAGCGCTCGGCGCTGGCGCTCTTGGTCTCGGTGGCGCTGCTGGGTCTTTGGATCTTCGGGGTCAGCAAGGCCATCAAAGGCCGGGTGCGACGGGTCATGGGCAGCTTAAGGCGCATCAGCAACCGCGACCTTAGCCAGGACGCTAGCCTCGATGGCAAAGACGAGTTTGCCGAAGTGGCCAACGGCCTTGAGCAGACCCGCAGAGCTCTTGCCGAGGTGCTGGCCACCCAAAGAGGCAGCGCGCTGACCCTGGCCAGCGCCTCGCTGCAAATGGATAACGGCATGGCCCAGGTCGGTGAAGCCATTTCTTCCCAGCGCCAGCGCCTCGAAACCCTGGCCTCGGCGCTGGAGCAAATGGCAGGCTCCACCCAGGAAGTGGCCCACAACGCCCAGGCCAGCGCCAGTGACACCCAGCATACCGCCACCATGGTCAGCGAGGGTATGGCAACACTGGACGCCATCATCAAAGCGGTGCGAAGCCTGGCAGACGACCTTTCCCAAAGCGCCGTTGCCGTGGATGAAGTGCAGCAAGGGGTCCAGCAAATTGGCTCCTTGGCGGCGGCCATTGACGGCATCTCTGAGCA
This genomic interval from Gallaecimonas pentaromativorans contains the following:
- a CDS encoding methyl-accepting chemotaxis protein, with product MHSVSADNHPPESGWDRVSARYNLSQKMLLLMALVVASVLATAAFNANSTRQSIREVIDQALIGQVQSYQQVLTRLYRQDPKQFVARARDILEGARWGEGNSDYLFLAGRDGRLLIYPPDPSREGGFADPVPLDNRNLNINEGLAQVASSGDAAVLRYTYRKPGGNKVLKDVYAMPVGDFVVAGGVYMDAADREMAAFLKRSALALLVSVALLGLWIFGVSKAIKGRVRRVMGSLRRISNRDLSQDASLDGKDEFAEVANGLEQTRRALAEVLATQRGSALTLASASLQMDNGMAQVGEAISSQRQRLETLASALEQMAGSTQEVAHNAQASASDTQHTATMVSEGMATLDAIIKAVRSLADDLSQSAVAVDEVQQGVQQIGSLAAAIDGISEQTNLLALNAAIEAARAGEQGRGFAVVADEVRQLAGHSQKTTRDIAGVIDDLSGHTRKAVSMIHGAVKVAGSTLGEVETARQEFEAINHKAGLISDHSTQIAAAAEQQSQVTAEVTRNLVGIRDAVEETEQVVAELHLASASLKGEAHTLEERVTSYQLP